From Methanococcus maripaludis, the proteins below share one genomic window:
- a CDS encoding topoisomerase DNA-binding C4 zinc finger domain-containing protein, with the protein MSNELFETLTSNIHFNVTEMGRKTWNQNWMVPENLITIVGLKNGKKPVFYYGLTENYRTNFVLKKGTSENGNKYINARVYFRFCKDTIVEKEKYVVANGFNGLLLGIKIGKTEFINTFKSMLLEEYRRGDTHTIEVLERMKDRNVFESVEESAQYIADRDYNWLIGRLKYKGKLFNYSGQGYWLLPLKTQMELTKGFIEEECDLTIDLENTEVFENYLIYVDTVNSVVRYNGERLCTSGYSLAEELKKHSDENTCPWCGEKLRLIKTKKGEFLGCSSYPKCLYRRFLNKK; encoded by the coding sequence ATGTCAAACGAATTATTTGAGACCCTTACAAGTAACATTCACTTTAATGTGACAGAAATGGGTAGAAAAACGTGGAATCAGAACTGGATGGTTCCTGAAAATCTTATTACAATTGTAGGACTTAAGAATGGTAAAAAACCTGTATTTTACTACGGGCTTACTGAAAATTACAGAACAAACTTCGTTTTAAAAAAAGGAACTTCAGAAAATGGCAACAAATACATAAATGCCAGAGTTTACTTCAGATTCTGTAAAGATACAATTGTTGAAAAAGAAAAATACGTTGTTGCAAATGGATTTAACGGCCTATTACTTGGAATAAAAATAGGAAAAACTGAATTTATAAACACTTTCAAAAGTATGCTCCTTGAAGAGTACAGAAGAGGAGATACACATACTATCGAAGTTTTAGAAAGAATGAAAGATAGAAATGTCTTTGAATCCGTTGAAGAAAGTGCACAGTACATTGCTGATAGAGATTACAACTGGTTAATCGGCAGATTAAAATACAAAGGTAAATTATTCAATTATTCAGGCCAAGGCTACTGGTTACTTCCTTTGAAAACCCAGATGGAATTAACTAAAGGGTTCATTGAAGAGGAATGTGATTTAACAATTGATCTTGAAAATACGGAAGTTTTCGAAAACTACCTTATCTACGTTGACACAGTAAACAGTGTTGTTAGATACAATGGTGAGAGACTCTGTACTTCAGGATATTCACTTGCTGAAGAGTTAAAAAAACATAGTGATGAGAATACCTGTCCTTGGTGTGGAGAAAAGTTAAGACTTATCAAAACTAAAAAAGGAGAATTTTTAGGATGCTCTTCATACCCTAAATGTCTTTACAGACGATTCTTAAATAAAAAATAA
- a CDS encoding thiamine pyrophosphate-binding protein, with protein sequence MKYLDFMIDFFENKGVKSVFAYPGEQILPIYRALHENSKINCIDVKHEQASAHAADGYFRITNEVGICLATAGPGATNLTTGIATAFKDSSSILALTGRCSTNYIEKNYFQEIPMDFLNFEKGYFVENAESKYLINSYNDSYEIKKPISLNIPADIYNKEVIDSKLDLANKNNGSVETAISTIKKHKNAKNPVLLIGQGIYGNLKYSEMIEIGEILKKLQIPIITTYPTRGVIDENFENAYGMVGRRGSLKSNELILKSDAVFSIGASLSYNTLPESIRDKILYNVIPLNLGINSTNDIKTIVNTFNENVSSGHVKPSGQNLSRNEFKFGDYSTKIHEILENLPKDTIITTDAGNHTVFVSLLKKCVAPRNIISSHSMGTMGFGLPASIGVKFGCNDYNINREVVSISGDGGFQMNIQELGTVAENNLKILIVVMKNNHLNMFGKINTPDFNKIADAYGIENVYIQNSDEIGENVSYFLKKSIPYVMVVECENEILPKPFI encoded by the coding sequence ATGAAATATTTGGATTTTATGATAGATTTTTTTGAAAATAAAGGTGTTAAATCTGTTTTCGCATATCCTGGAGAGCAGATTCTTCCAATTTATAGGGCACTTCATGAAAATTCGAAAATAAACTGTATCGATGTAAAGCACGAACAGGCTTCAGCCCATGCAGCTGATGGATACTTTAGAATTACAAATGAAGTTGGGATCTGCCTTGCAACTGCGGGACCCGGTGCTACAAATTTAACTACAGGAATTGCAACTGCTTTTAAAGATTCTTCTTCAATTCTCGCACTTACGGGCAGGTGTTCTACAAATTATATTGAAAAGAATTATTTTCAAGAAATTCCGATGGATTTTTTAAATTTTGAAAAAGGATATTTTGTTGAAAATGCTGAGTCCAAATATTTAATAAATTCATATAATGATTCTTATGAAATTAAAAAGCCAATTTCATTAAATATTCCTGCAGATATCTACAATAAAGAAGTTATTGATTCAAAACTGGATTTAGCAAACAAAAATAATGGATCTGTTGAAACTGCAATTTCAACGATAAAAAAACATAAAAACGCTAAAAATCCAGTTTTACTTATCGGTCAGGGAATATACGGCAATTTAAAGTATTCTGAAATGATTGAAATTGGTGAAATTTTAAAAAAGCTTCAAATTCCAATAATAACTACATATCCTACAAGAGGAGTTATTGATGAGAATTTTGAAAATGCATACGGCATGGTTGGAAGAAGGGGAAGTTTAAAATCGAATGAACTCATTTTAAAAAGCGATGCGGTATTTTCAATAGGTGCGAGTCTTTCGTACAATACACTTCCAGAAAGCATAAGGGATAAAATTTTATATAATGTAATTCCCCTTAATTTAGGTATCAATAGTACCAACGACATTAAGACTATTGTAAATACATTTAATGAAAACGTTTCTTCCGGCCACGTTAAGCCGTCCGGACAAAATTTAAGCCGAAACGAATTTAAATTCGGCGACTATTCTACTAAAATCCATGAAATATTGGAAAACTTACCTAAAGATACAATAATAACTACGGATGCTGGAAATCACACTGTTTTCGTTTCTTTATTAAAAAAATGTGTGGCTCCGCGAAATATCATTTCTTCTCATTCAATGGGCACCATGGGCTTTGGACTTCCCGCTTCAATTGGTGTTAAATTTGGATGCAATGATTACAATATAAACCGAGAAGTCGTTTCCATCAGCGGAGACGGCGGTTTTCAGATGAATATCCAAGAACTTGGGACTGTCGCTGAAAACAACTTAAAAATACTTATTGTAGTGATGAAAAACAATCATTTAAACATGTTTGGCAAAATCAATACGCCCGATTTCAATAAAATTGCGGATGCATACGGAATTGAAAATGTTTACATTCAAAATAGCGATGAAATCGGTGAAAATGTATCTTACTTCTTAAAAAAGAGCATTCCATACGTTATGGTCGTAGAATGCGAAAATGAAATACTTCCAAAACCGTTTATTTAA
- a CDS encoding deoxyhypusine synthase, which yields MSDPKNVVFKESEDLNGVFIEGPDFDETIDLKDVLTDYYEKIGFQATHLGKAVKIWKQIEEVRKNEEVVVFMGYTSNMVSSGLREIISYLVKHKKVDVLVTTAGGIEEDFIKCIKPFVLGEWDMAGSDLREKGINRIGNVYVPNDRYIEFETYMTKFFETLLKKQQDENKIISASEFCFELGRFMDENLGAEKEKSIIYWAYVNKIPIFCPAITDGSIGDMLYFFKKNEKGTDLKIDVASDIVKLNDMAIDANKTACIVLGGSLPKHSIINANLFREGTDYAIYITTAVPWDGSLSGAPPEEGVSWGKIQEKADFVEIWADATIVFPMLVYGVFK from the coding sequence ATGTCAGATCCAAAAAATGTAGTTTTTAAGGAAAGTGAGGATTTAAACGGTGTTTTTATCGAGGGGCCTGATTTTGATGAAACTATCGATTTAAAAGACGTTTTAACAGATTATTATGAAAAAATAGGTTTTCAGGCAACACACCTTGGAAAAGCCGTTAAAATTTGGAAACAAATCGAAGAAGTTAGAAAAAACGAAGAAGTAGTTGTTTTCATGGGCTATACTTCAAACATGGTTTCATCAGGTCTTAGGGAAATTATATCCTACCTTGTAAAACACAAAAAAGTCGATGTACTGGTTACTACTGCAGGCGGAATCGAAGAAGATTTTATAAAATGTATAAAACCGTTTGTTCTTGGAGAATGGGACATGGCAGGATCAGATCTTCGAGAAAAAGGAATAAACAGGATTGGAAATGTATATGTTCCAAATGACAGGTACATCGAATTTGAGACTTACATGACTAAATTTTTTGAAACGCTTTTGAAAAAACAGCAGGATGAAAATAAAATAATAAGTGCAAGCGAGTTTTGTTTTGAACTTGGAAGATTTATGGATGAAAATTTAGGTGCAGAAAAAGAAAAATCCATTATTTACTGGGCTTATGTAAATAAAATACCCATATTCTGCCCCGCAATTACTGATGGTTCAATTGGAGATATGCTCTACTTCTTTAAAAAGAATGAAAAAGGAACCGATTTAAAAATAGATGTTGCAAGCGATATTGTAAAACTAAATGACATGGCAATTGATGCAAATAAAACAGCATGCATTGTTTTGGGTGGATCTCTTCCAAAACACAGCATAATAAATGCAAATCTCTTCAGGGAAGGAACAGATTATGCGATATACATTACAACAGCAGTTCCATGGGATGGGTCATTAAGCGGTGCCCCTCCAGAAGAAGGTGTTTCATGGGGTAAAATTCAAGAAAAAGCAGATTTCGTCGAGATCTGGGCTGACGCAACGATCGTATTTCCTATGCTCGTTTATGGGGTATTTAAATAA
- the thrC gene encoding threonine synthase: MIQKCRVCGKEYDVDAIIYNCECGGLLEIKYDFESIKEKVSKESLRERELGVWRYLDYLPVKDPAKIVSLHEGGTPLYKCENLAKKLGMKELYVKNEGANPTGSFKDRGMTVGVTRANELGVEVVGCASTGNTSASLAAYSARAGKKCIVLLPGGKVALGKLAQAMFYGAKVIQINGNFDEALVMVKNLALENKLYLLNSVNPFRLEGQKTIGFEICDQLDFEVPDMVILPVGNAGNISAIWKGFKEFKETEMIDRLPKMTGIQAEGAQPIVKAIKEGLDEIVPDENPETIATAIRIGNPVNAAKALDAIKSSGGLAESVNDEEIIEAQKLLAQTEGIFVEPASASSIAGLIKLINMGLIDKNQKIVCITTGNGLKDPDAAIKASTMPTEIECDMDVLRKAIDE, encoded by the coding sequence ATGATTCAAAAATGCAGAGTATGCGGAAAAGAATACGATGTTGATGCCATAATTTACAACTGCGAATGTGGCGGATTACTCGAAATTAAATACGATTTTGAAAGTATAAAAGAAAAAGTTTCAAAAGAATCCTTAAGGGAAAGAGAACTTGGCGTATGGAGATATTTAGACTATCTGCCTGTTAAAGATCCTGCAAAAATTGTGAGCCTTCACGAAGGGGGAACTCCACTTTACAAATGTGAAAATCTCGCAAAAAAATTAGGAATGAAAGAGTTATATGTTAAAAACGAAGGTGCAAACCCAACAGGAAGTTTCAAAGATAGAGGAATGACTGTAGGGGTTACAAGAGCAAACGAACTTGGTGTTGAAGTAGTAGGCTGTGCTTCAACCGGAAACACATCTGCATCACTTGCAGCATACTCTGCAAGAGCAGGTAAAAAATGTATTGTTCTTCTTCCTGGAGGAAAAGTAGCTCTTGGAAAACTTGCTCAGGCAATGTTTTACGGTGCAAAAGTTATCCAGATCAACGGAAACTTTGATGAAGCTCTTGTAATGGTTAAGAACCTTGCATTAGAAAACAAACTCTATTTATTAAACTCTGTAAACCCATTCAGACTTGAAGGTCAGAAAACAATTGGTTTTGAAATCTGCGACCAGTTAGACTTTGAAGTTCCAGACATGGTTATTTTACCGGTTGGAAACGCTGGAAACATCAGCGCAATCTGGAAAGGATTTAAAGAATTTAAAGAAACAGAAATGATTGACAGATTACCAAAAATGACTGGAATCCAAGCAGAAGGTGCACAGCCAATTGTAAAAGCGATAAAAGAAGGACTCGACGAAATAGTTCCTGACGAAAATCCTGAAACAATCGCAACTGCAATCAGAATTGGAAACCCTGTAAACGCTGCAAAAGCACTTGATGCAATCAAATCTTCAGGCGGACTTGCAGAAAGCGTAAACGATGAAGAAATTATCGAAGCTCAAAAACTTCTCGCACAAACAGAAGGAATTTTCGTAGAACCTGCTTCAGCTTCATCAATTGCAGGTCTTATTAAATTAATAAACATGGGATTAATTGACAAAAATCAAAAAATCGTATGTATCACAACAGGTAATGGATTAAAAGATCCAGACGCTGCAATCAAAGCAAGTACAATGCCTACTGAAATTGAATGCGACATGGACGTACTCAGAAAAGCAATAGACGAATAA
- a CDS encoding Coenzyme F420 hydrogenase/dehydrogenase, beta subunit C-terminal domain, which yields MSYYLVQSTDEDILKHAECGGAVTAFFKYLLDKKLVDGVLALKKGEDVYDGLPYLVNDSKELVETCGSLHCAPTMFGNMISKHLKDMNLAVSVKPCDAMAIVELEKRHQIDKDKLYTIGLNCGGTVPPQTAKKMIELFYDVDPEDVIKEEIDKGKFIIELKDGSEKSVKIDELEEEGYGRRTNCQRCELKVPRNSDLACGNWGTEKGWTFVEVGSEKGEELLKNAQKEGYINVKAPSEKALEIRGKIEKSMINLGKKFQKEQLDEKYPSPEKWDEYWSRCIKCYGCRDVCPICFCKECALGEDYLDKGTIPPDPIMFQGIRLSHMSFSCINCGQCEDVCPVEIPLAKIYHRAQLKIRETTGFVPGIDDSMPFLYK from the coding sequence ATGAGCTATTATTTAGTTCAGTCAACGGACGAAGATATTTTAAAGCATGCGGAATGTGGTGGGGCAGTTACTGCATTTTTCAAGTACCTTCTTGATAAAAAACTGGTTGATGGAGTTTTAGCACTTAAAAAAGGAGAAGACGTTTATGACGGACTTCCTTATTTGGTTAACGACTCAAAAGAACTGGTAGAAACTTGCGGTTCACTTCACTGCGCTCCAACAATGTTTGGAAACATGATAAGCAAGCACTTGAAAGACATGAATCTTGCAGTATCTGTAAAGCCATGTGATGCAATGGCGATAGTAGAGCTTGAAAAAAGACATCAAATTGATAAAGATAAATTATATACAATTGGATTGAATTGTGGTGGAACAGTTCCCCCACAAACAGCAAAAAAGATGATTGAACTCTTTTACGATGTAGATCCAGAAGATGTAATCAAAGAAGAAATCGATAAAGGAAAATTCATAATTGAATTAAAAGATGGAAGTGAAAAATCCGTCAAAATCGATGAACTCGAAGAAGAAGGATACGGAAGAAGAACAAACTGTCAAAGATGCGAATTAAAAGTTCCAAGAAATTCAGATCTTGCCTGCGGAAATTGGGGTACTGAAAAAGGATGGACTTTTGTAGAAGTTGGTTCCGAAAAAGGAGAAGAATTACTTAAAAACGCACAAAAAGAAGGCTACATAAATGTTAAAGCACCTTCTGAAAAAGCGCTTGAAATCAGGGGAAAAATCGAGAAATCAATGATTAATCTCGGTAAAAAATTCCAAAAAGAACAATTGGACGAAAAATATCCTTCACCTGAAAAATGGGATGAATACTGGAGCAGATGCATAAAATGCTACGGTTGTAGGGATGTATGTCCAATATGTTTCTGTAAAGAATGTGCTTTAGGTGAAGACTATCTTGATAAAGGAACAATACCTCCTGATCCAATAATGTTCCAGGGAATCAGGCTTTCACACATGAGTTTCAGCTGTATAAACTGTGGACAGTGCGAAGACGTATGTCCTGTAGAAATTCCACTAGCAAAAATATATCACAGAGCGCAACTGAAAATCAGGGAAACTACTGGATTTGTGCCAGGAATTGACGACAGTATGCCGTTTTTATATAAATAA
- a CDS encoding 3-isopropylmalate dehydratase small subunit, which translates to MKKTVEGKAWVFGDNIDTDAILPARYLVYTTEEQLAKYAMTGTDPEFPEKATVGDIIVGGKNFGCGSSREHAPIGLKGLGISMVIAESFARIFYRNSINIGFPLLECKDISKHVKEGDVLRVDLDKGTVKNVTTGVELTGQNLPDFMMEILNNGGLMPHLKKKISKA; encoded by the coding sequence ATGAAAAAGACTGTCGAAGGCAAAGCATGGGTTTTTGGAGATAACATCGATACTGATGCAATATTACCTGCAAGATACCTTGTATACACTACCGAAGAACAGCTTGCAAAATATGCAATGACTGGAACCGACCCAGAATTCCCTGAAAAAGCTACTGTTGGCGACATTATCGTTGGCGGTAAGAATTTCGGTTGCGGAAGTTCAAGAGAACACGCTCCAATTGGTTTGAAAGGTTTAGGTATTTCAATGGTTATTGCAGAGAGTTTTGCAAGAATTTTTTATAGAAATTCCATCAATATCGGATTTCCATTGTTAGAATGTAAAGACATTTCAAAACACGTAAAAGAAGGCGACGTTTTGAGAGTTGACCTTGATAAAGGTACAGTTAAAAATGTTACAACTGGCGTCGAACTAACTGGCCAAAATCTTCCAGACTTCATGATGGAAATCTTAAACAATGGCGGATTAATGCCACATTTGAAGAAAAAGATTTCAAAAGCTTAA
- the fdhF gene encoding formate dehydrogenase subunit alpha, whose protein sequence is MTEFKVVHTICPYCGTGCGIDLVVKDGKVVDSHPFKRHPVNEGKVCIKGNYCYEFVHSEDRLTKPLIKKNGEFIEATWDEALDLIAGKLKQYSPDEVAFFSCARGTNEESYALQKFARTVLKTNNVDHCARIUHAPTVVGLGECFGSGAMTNSITDLAQADVLLIYGSNTFEAHPLIARSIVNAKENGTKIIAIDPRTTHTAKMADLHLKLIPGSNIDLINTITNIIIQEGMADEEFIKNRTEGYDELKDVVSKYTLEKTAELSGIPAETILEAARMYGSAENASIMYCLGVTEYTFGVDNVKSCCNLAMVTGNLGRPGTGVNPLRGQNNVQGACDMGALPNVFPGYQKVGEAYERLEDLWETADLNREIGLTSPEVLHEAGKQIKYLHIVGEDPMVADADINHVEKALKSLDLFVVQDIFLTETAKLADVVLPAACWAEKDGTFTNSERRVQRIRKAVDAPGEALPDWLIVRKLAEKMGAGEKLKFESASEIFDEMAKVIPQYAGMSFERLGIDGLQWPCKTPEDPGTPILHKEKFLRPNGLGKFTPVEHKDADELIDEEYPLILTTGRIIFHYNSGTMTRRCESITNEIDENFIEINTEDAKELGIKPGEKVRVSSRRGTVNANARVTENVIKGVVYMSFHFLEEATNKLTNSAYDPVSKTAELKICAVKVEKI, encoded by the coding sequence ATGACCGAATTTAAGGTTGTTCATACCATATGCCCCTACTGTGGAACGGGTTGCGGTATTGACCTCGTAGTTAAGGACGGTAAAGTAGTAGATTCCCACCCTTTCAAAAGACACCCTGTAAACGAGGGTAAAGTCTGTATAAAAGGTAATTACTGCTATGAGTTTGTTCATAGCGAAGACAGGCTGACAAAACCCCTCATAAAAAAGAACGGGGAGTTTATTGAAGCTACATGGGATGAAGCATTAGATCTTATCGCAGGAAAATTAAAACAATATTCTCCTGATGAAGTAGCATTCTTTTCATGTGCGAGAGGCACAAATGAAGAGAGCTATGCTTTGCAGAAATTTGCAAGAACTGTACTCAAAACGAACAACGTAGATCACTGTGCGAGGATATGACACGCTCCAACAGTTGTAGGTCTCGGAGAATGTTTTGGTTCAGGTGCAATGACCAATTCAATCACTGATTTAGCACAAGCAGATGTATTGCTTATCTACGGTTCCAATACTTTTGAAGCTCACCCTTTAATAGCAAGAAGTATTGTAAATGCCAAAGAAAATGGTACTAAAATAATTGCAATCGATCCAAGAACAACACACACTGCAAAAATGGCAGATTTACATTTAAAGCTTATTCCTGGATCAAATATCGATTTGATAAATACTATTACGAATATCATCATCCAAGAAGGAATGGCTGATGAAGAATTTATTAAAAACAGAACCGAAGGTTACGATGAACTAAAAGATGTAGTTTCAAAGTATACTCTCGAAAAAACAGCAGAACTTTCAGGAATACCTGCAGAAACAATTCTCGAAGCAGCAAGAATGTACGGAAGTGCAGAAAACGCGTCTATAATGTATTGTTTAGGTGTTACTGAATATACATTTGGTGTGGATAACGTTAAATCATGCTGTAACCTTGCAATGGTTACAGGAAACCTTGGAAGGCCCGGAACTGGTGTAAACCCATTAAGAGGTCAGAATAACGTTCAAGGTGCATGTGACATGGGTGCACTTCCAAACGTATTCCCAGGATACCAGAAAGTTGGAGAAGCTTATGAAAGACTCGAAGACTTATGGGAAACAGCAGATTTAAACAGAGAAATTGGATTAACAAGTCCCGAAGTTTTACATGAAGCTGGAAAACAGATAAAATATCTCCACATTGTTGGGGAAGACCCAATGGTTGCTGATGCAGATATAAACCACGTTGAAAAAGCTTTGAAAAGTTTAGATCTCTTTGTAGTTCAAGATATCTTCTTAACTGAAACTGCAAAACTTGCAGATGTTGTACTTCCTGCAGCTTGCTGGGCTGAAAAAGACGGAACATTCACAAATTCTGAAAGAAGAGTACAAAGAATCAGAAAAGCAGTTGACGCACCTGGGGAAGCACTTCCAGACTGGCTTATTGTTCGAAAACTTGCTGAAAAAATGGGTGCTGGCGAAAAACTCAAGTTCGAAAGTGCATCAGAAATATTCGATGAAATGGCAAAAGTTATTCCACAATATGCAGGAATGTCTTTTGAAAGACTCGGCATTGATGGACTTCAGTGGCCATGTAAAACTCCAGAAGACCCTGGAACTCCAATACTCCACAAAGAAAAATTCTTAAGGCCAAACGGACTCGGTAAATTTACTCCAGTTGAACATAAAGATGCTGATGAGCTTATTGATGAAGAATACCCACTCATACTTACTACTGGAAGAATAATCTTTCACTACAACTCTGGAACAATGACCAGAAGGTGTGAGAGTATTACAAATGAGATTGATGAAAACTTCATTGAAATAAATACTGAAGATGCCAAAGAATTGGGAATAAAGCCTGGAGAAAAAGTTAGAGTTTCCTCAAGAAGGGGAACTGTAAATGCAAATGCCCGAGTAACTGAAAACGTCATAAAAGGAGTAGTTTACATGTCATTCCACTTTTTAGAGGAAGCAACAAACAAACTAACAAATTCCGCGTATGACCCAGTATCAAAAACCGCAGAACTAAAAATATGTGCCGTTAAAGTTGAAAAAATTTAA
- the hypF gene encoding carbamoyltransferase HypF: MTAKRIDVKGIVQGVGFRPFVYRIAKKNDLNGYVKNMGNYVEIVVSGKLNNIDAFLSDLKLEKPPLSKIDNISIEDIDENENLNEIYNDFTIKLSDTSEIEEEGTIPPDISICDECLKEIMDKKDRRSNYAFTACTNCGPRFTVIEKLPYDRENTSMNDFPLCKSCIEEYKNPEDRRFHAQATCCDICGPELFITDTSGKIISNDICDAVKFLENGKILAIKGIGGTHLVCSINSDKSVLELRKRLNRPTQAFAVMSREEYLDLFSKIDKNELNTIKSAKKPIVALKKNESYEKYFSKHVSNLNTIGVMLPYSGLHYLLFENTDQIAYIMTSANLPGLPMSIDNDQILEKLENIADYFLLHNRKIVNRCDDSVLKEINGKMELLRRSRGFAPEPVEVNYEKIKKSSKNILALGPELNSVACLVKNNKFYLTQYIGNTGKYETFNYLKDAVENLIKITNTNKIDAVVCDLHPSFNSTLFANELGEKYQIPVTQVQHHESHCYSLMGDSDIFENNVTIAIDGLGYGNDGNIWGGEVFLFKNGKIERAGHLEEQIQPGADLASKYPLRMLASILNKANLNVSEIIKKYNYFSEKELKLILFQLEKNINVSKTTSTGRVLDSISALVSLCFERTYDGEPSIRLEALANEYTGEISEIEKLVEESIKIENNILDTTSLVVKSLKMLNNNEKIEKIAYFIHVAIADGLSKIAIETAKKQSIEYIGITGGVSYNKIISERIVENIKKESLKPLIHERIPNGDGGISFGQAIGYLLNSN; this comes from the coding sequence ATGACTGCAAAACGAATAGATGTCAAAGGCATCGTTCAGGGCGTTGGTTTTAGACCATTTGTATACCGAATTGCTAAAAAAAATGACCTGAACGGCTACGTCAAAAATATGGGAAATTACGTTGAAATAGTTGTTTCTGGGAAATTAAATAATATTGACGCTTTTTTATCAGATTTGAAACTCGAAAAACCGCCACTATCAAAAATCGATAACATTTCAATTGAAGATATAGATGAAAATGAAAATTTAAACGAAATTTACAACGATTTTACAATAAAATTAAGTGATACTTCCGAAATCGAGGAAGAAGGAACGATTCCTCCAGATATATCGATATGTGATGAATGTTTAAAAGAAATAATGGATAAAAAGGACAGACGATCAAATTACGCATTCACTGCATGTACAAACTGCGGCCCAAGGTTTACGGTCATTGAAAAATTGCCGTATGATAGAGAAAACACGTCGATGAATGATTTTCCATTGTGCAAAAGCTGTATTGAAGAATATAAAAATCCAGAAGATAGAAGATTCCACGCTCAAGCTACCTGCTGTGATATTTGCGGTCCTGAACTTTTTATAACTGACACTTCTGGAAAAATAATAAGTAATGACATATGCGATGCAGTTAAATTCCTTGAAAATGGAAAAATTCTAGCAATTAAAGGAATTGGTGGAACTCACCTTGTTTGTTCAATTAATTCTGATAAATCAGTTTTAGAACTTCGAAAAAGACTTAATAGGCCAACTCAAGCTTTTGCAGTTATGAGTCGGGAGGAATATCTTGATTTATTTTCAAAAATCGATAAAAACGAATTAAATACAATTAAATCTGCAAAAAAACCAATTGTTGCCTTGAAAAAAAATGAATCTTATGAAAAATATTTTTCAAAACACGTTTCAAACCTGAACACGATTGGAGTAATGCTTCCTTATTCGGGCCTACACTACCTTCTTTTTGAAAATACTGATCAAATTGCATATATAATGACCTCTGCAAACTTGCCTGGGCTTCCAATGTCAATAGACAACGATCAGATTTTGGAAAAATTGGAAAATATTGCAGATTATTTTTTACTACACAACCGAAAGATTGTAAATAGGTGTGACGACAGCGTTTTAAAAGAAATAAATGGAAAAATGGAACTTTTAAGGCGTTCTAGAGGTTTTGCTCCAGAACCTGTTGAAGTAAATTATGAAAAAATTAAAAAAAGTTCAAAAAACATTCTTGCACTTGGCCCTGAATTAAACTCTGTTGCGTGTTTAGTTAAAAATAACAAGTTTTATTTAACACAATATATTGGAAACACGGGAAAATACGAGACTTTTAATTATTTAAAAGACGCTGTAGAAAATTTGATAAAAATCACCAATACAAACAAAATTGATGCAGTAGTTTGTGATTTGCATCCTTCGTTTAATTCAACACTTTTTGCAAATGAACTTGGAGAAAAGTACCAAATTCCTGTAACTCAGGTGCAACACCATGAAAGCCACTGCTATTCATTGATGGGTGATTCGGATATTTTTGAAAATAACGTCACAATTGCAATCGACGGCCTTGGATACGGAAATGACGGAAATATCTGGGGTGGAGAAGTATTTTTATTTAAAAATGGAAAAATTGAAAGAGCCGGACACCTTGAAGAACAAATTCAGCCAGGAGCAGACCTTGCATCAAAATACCCCTTAAGAATGCTTGCGTCGATACTAAATAAAGCTAATTTAAATGTTTCTGAAATTATTAAGAAATATAATTACTTTTCAGAGAAAGAACTGAAATTAATATTGTTCCAGCTTGAAAAAAATATCAATGTTTCAAAAACTACATCAACTGGAAGAGTGTTAGACTCCATTTCTGCACTGGTTTCACTTTGTTTTGAAAGAACATACGATGGTGAACCATCGATAAGGCTTGAAGCGCTTGCAAATGAATACACTGGAGAAATATCAGAAATTGAAAAATTGGTGGAAGAGTCCATTAAAATTGAAAATAACATACTAGATACCACTTCATTGGTTGTTAAATCCTTAAAAATGCTAAATAACAATGAAAAAATTGAAAAAATAGCATATTTCATCCATGTTGCAATTGCAGACGGGTTATCAAAAATTGCAATTGAAACTGCGAAAAAACAAAGTATTGAATATATCGGAATTACTGGTGGAGTTTCATATAACAAAATAATTTCTGAAAGAATCGTTGAAAACATTAAAAAAGAATCTTTAAAACCATTAATTCACGAAAGAATTCCAAATGGGGACGGCGGAATTTCATTTGGTCAAGCTATTGGCTATCTTTTAAATTCTAATTAA